A region from the Acyrthosiphon pisum isolate AL4f chromosome A1, pea_aphid_22Mar2018_4r6ur, whole genome shotgun sequence genome encodes:
- the LOC100163276 gene encoding stress-activated protein kinase JNK isoform X1: protein MLGTQSRFVQRPQNKPDTMTELADMFYTLVFGDTEFSVPRRYVDLVPKGLGAQGMVVAAMDTITQQSVAIKKLSRPFQNVTHAKRAYREFKLMKLVNHKNIIGLLNAFTPQRTLDDFQDVYLVMELMDANLCQVIQMDLDHERMSYLLYQMLCGIKHLHSAGIIHRDLKPSNIVVKSDCTLKILDFGLARTAGTTFMMTPYVVTRYYRAPEVILGMGYKENVDIWSVGCIMGEMIRGGVLFPGTDHIDQWNKIIEQLGTPSQEFMRRLQPTVRNYVENRPRYPGYSFDRLFPDVLFPSDSSEHNKLKASQARDLLSRMLVIDPEKRISVDDALLHPYINVWYDESEVNAPAPGPWDHSVDEREHTVDQWKELIYQEVMEYDPTTAAAASANEPQPIR, encoded by the exons ATGCTCGGAACACAATCAAGGTTTGTCCAAAGACCTCAAAATAAACCAGACACTATGACTGAATTAGCTGATATGTTCTACACTTTAGTGTTTGGTGATACTGAATTTTCAGTTCCCAGACGATATGTTGATCTTGTACCCAAAGGTTTAGGTGCCCAGGGCATGGTGGT tGCGGCCATGGATACTATTACTCAACAAAGTGTTGCTATTAAAAAACTATCCAGACCATTTCAAAATGTAACGCATGCAAAAAGAGCATATAGGGAGTTCAAACTTATGAAATTAGtgaatcataaaaat aTTATTGGTTTACTAAATGCCTTCACACCACAAAGAACATTAGATGATTTTCAAGATGTGTATTTGGTAATGGAACTCATGGATGCTAATCTATGCCAAGTAATCCAAATGGACCTTGATCATGAACGAATGTCATATCTTTTATATCAAATGTTATGTGGAATTAAACATTTACACTCAGCGGGAATTATTCATAga gacCTTAAACCTAGTAATATTGTTGTGAAATCTGACTGCACCTTAAAGATTTTGGATTTTGGATTAGCTCGAACAGCTGGAACTACATTTATGATGACCCCATATGTCGTTACTAGATACTACCGTGCTCCagag gtaattttagGCATGGGTTATAAGGAAAACGTTGATATTTGGTCAGTAGGTTGTATTATGGGTGAGATGATAAGAGGTGGCGTATTGTTTCCTGGAACTGATCATATAGATCAATggaataaaattatag AACAATTGGGCACACCATCACAAGAATTTATGAGAAGGTTACAACCAACTGTGAGAAATTATGTAGAAAATAGACCTCGTTATCCAGGTTATTCATTTGATCGATTATTCCCTGATGTACTATTTCCATCAGATTCCTCTgaacataataaactaaaag caagcCAAGCACGTGACCTTTTGTCTCGAATGCTAGTTATTGATCCAGAAAAGCGTATATCTGTTGACGATGCATTGCTACATCcatatataaatgtttggtATGATGAAAGTGAAGTAAATGCACCAGCACCAGGACCATGGGACCATTCAGTAGATGAACGTGAACATACTGTTGATCAATGGAAAGAGCTTATCTATCAAGAAGTTATGGAGTATGATCCAACTACTGCAGCAGCAGCTTCTGCTAATGAACCACAACCGATCCGATAA
- the LOC103308654 gene encoding uncharacterized protein LOC103308654 — translation MYDFRKKKWPTIPKSLEESKFQLFNLRDTLKTNTQEHFCYMEEISNIVVFTCPTNLDVLSRSTHIFADGTFSHSLKYYDQLYTIHTLQNGFYIPLVYCFLTSKSTDVYVDMWSTIVKLCLKLTGINLIVSLVNCNFHFDFEKSAHNAIKEVSPNSKIMACRFHLGQSWFRKIQSNNNLLKEYNSKSEVGLWLKCFFALGFLPENLVGDVFSCLIANAPTSDFDFTDYIFDNYVSPDGVFPPILWAGKPSEEPRTTNGPESFHRHYNSQFYTSHPSIHEVINIMLDIQRPK, via the coding sequence ATGTACGACTTCCGTAAAAAAAAATGGCCAACAATTCCAAAATCACTGGAAGAAtccaaatttcaattatttaacttaCGTGATACTCTTAAAACTAATACACAGGAACATTTTTGCTACATGGaagaaatttcaaatatagTTGTATTCACTTGCCCGACTAATCTCGATGTATTAAGTCGTTCAACTCATATTTTTGCTGATGGCACATTTTCGCATTCACTAAAATACTACGATCAACTTTATACAATACATACGTtacaaaatggtttttatattcctttagtatattgttttttgacGTCAAAATCGACTGACGTTTATGTAGATATGTGGAGCAcgattgtaaaattatgtttaaagttGACGGGCATAAATTTAATAGTATCATTagttaattgtaattttcattttgattttgaaaaaagcgCACACAATGCTATTAAAGAAGTCTCTCCAAATAGCAAAATTATGGCCTGTAGATTCCATTTAGGCCAAAGTTGGTTTAGAAAAATTCAAAGTAACAACAACTTATTAAAAGAATACAATTCAAAGTCAGAAGTAGGTCTttggttaaaatgttttttcgcTCTTGGTTTTTTACCCGAAAATTTAGTCGGCGATGTCTTTTCGTGTTTAATTGCAAATGCTCCTACCAGTGACTTCGATTTTACGGATTATATATTTGACAATTATGTAAGCCCTGATGGGGTTTTTCCACCAATTTTATGGGCTGGTAAACCTTCAGAGGAACCTAGAACGACCAATGGGCCAGAATCATTCCACCGACATTATAACTCACAGTTTTACACTTCACATCCTTCTATTCATGAAGTTATTAACATAATGTTAGACATCCAAAGACCAAAGtga
- the LOC100163276 gene encoding stress-activated protein kinase JNK isoform X2 — protein sequence MPHINPRMTSRVSSSIFFTVEVGDTKFTILKRYQNLKPIGSGAQGIVCAAMDTITQQSVAIKKLSRPFQNVTHAKRAYREFKLMKLVNHKNIIGLLNAFTPQRTLDDFQDVYLVMELMDANLCQVIQMDLDHERMSYLLYQMLCGIKHLHSAGIIHRDLKPSNIVVKSDCTLKILDFGLARTAGTTFMMTPYVVTRYYRAPEVILGMGYKENVDIWSVGCIMGEMIRGGVLFPGTDHIDQWNKIIEQLGTPSQEFMRRLQPTVRNYVENRPRYPGYSFDRLFPDVLFPSDSSEHNKLKASQARDLLSRMLVIDPEKRISVDDALLHPYINVWYDESEVNAPAPGPWDHSVDEREHTVDQWKELIYQEVMEYDPTTAAAASANEPQPIR from the exons ATGCCTCATATTAACCCTAGGATGACATCTAGAGTGTCCTCCTCCATTTTCTTTACAGTGGAGGTGGGCGATACAAAGTTCACTATTTTGAAAcgatatcaaaatttaaaaccaattggATCTGGAGCACAAGGCATAGTTTG tGCGGCCATGGATACTATTACTCAACAAAGTGTTGCTATTAAAAAACTATCCAGACCATTTCAAAATGTAACGCATGCAAAAAGAGCATATAGGGAGTTCAAACTTATGAAATTAGtgaatcataaaaat aTTATTGGTTTACTAAATGCCTTCACACCACAAAGAACATTAGATGATTTTCAAGATGTGTATTTGGTAATGGAACTCATGGATGCTAATCTATGCCAAGTAATCCAAATGGACCTTGATCATGAACGAATGTCATATCTTTTATATCAAATGTTATGTGGAATTAAACATTTACACTCAGCGGGAATTATTCATAga gacCTTAAACCTAGTAATATTGTTGTGAAATCTGACTGCACCTTAAAGATTTTGGATTTTGGATTAGCTCGAACAGCTGGAACTACATTTATGATGACCCCATATGTCGTTACTAGATACTACCGTGCTCCagag gtaattttagGCATGGGTTATAAGGAAAACGTTGATATTTGGTCAGTAGGTTGTATTATGGGTGAGATGATAAGAGGTGGCGTATTGTTTCCTGGAACTGATCATATAGATCAATggaataaaattatag AACAATTGGGCACACCATCACAAGAATTTATGAGAAGGTTACAACCAACTGTGAGAAATTATGTAGAAAATAGACCTCGTTATCCAGGTTATTCATTTGATCGATTATTCCCTGATGTACTATTTCCATCAGATTCCTCTgaacataataaactaaaag caagcCAAGCACGTGACCTTTTGTCTCGAATGCTAGTTATTGATCCAGAAAAGCGTATATCTGTTGACGATGCATTGCTACATCcatatataaatgtttggtATGATGAAAGTGAAGTAAATGCACCAGCACCAGGACCATGGGACCATTCAGTAGATGAACGTGAACATACTGTTGATCAATGGAAAGAGCTTATCTATCAAGAAGTTATGGAGTATGATCCAACTACTGCAGCAGCAGCTTCTGCTAATGAACCACAACCGATCCGATAA
- the LOC100574329 gene encoding small integral membrane protein 4 isoform X1 yields the protein MRIINSIRRFLFHLPGKRFGYYRAIPIFMIAGAGLEYLMITWRPFGVNFYEVYKRKQAKEIAAIRFNEEH from the exons ATGAGAATCATTAATTCGATTCGTAGATTTTTATTCCATTTGCCTGGAAAACGGTTTGGATATTAcag agctaTCCCGATATTCATGATTGCTGGTGCTGGTCTAGAGTATTTGATGATAACTTGGCGTCCATTCGGTGTAAATTTTTATGAAGTATACAAACGTAAACAAGCCAAAGAAATAGCTGCTATTAGATTTAACGAGGAACACTAA
- the LOC100574329 gene encoding uncharacterized protein LOC100574329 isoform X2, giving the protein MSGNISIATYVKFSLMAITSMMFGSQLVHNQYKPLDDLEDYVEKEMEKLKAAKELKV; this is encoded by the coding sequence ATGTCTGGAAATATATCAATTGCTACTTATGTGAAATTTTCTCTAATGGCCATAACCTCAATGATGTTTGGATCACAACTAGTTCATAACCAATACAAACCATTGGATGATTTAGAAGATTATGTAGAAAAAGAAATGGAAAAACTTAAAGCTGCCAAAGAATTAAAAGTATAA